Proteins from a genomic interval of Desulfovibrio desulfuricans:
- a CDS encoding RsmB/NOP family class I SAM-dependent RNA methyltransferase yields MPKTLIRSFRLVCAPEQVPAVEALLRAQGYDFEPEPFSPLCRRLVAEPRPLGGSLAAFFGYIYIQDRSSMLPPLALAPAAGSAVLDMCASPGSKTGFLAQLVGRNGFVLGNEPSPARLGTLRANLHQLNLIQAATCSYSGDALPLRPGSWDAILLDPPCSGWGTAEKHPQVLKLWQGDKLDSLTGLQRRLLRHAASLLRPGGRLVYSTCTTNVDENEAQVRFAEQELGLEREHLDPIPGFVWEELPGGEGTLRVDGARSQAQGFYVALFRKPGNVNTAVLPFESSASEPQEAVFEVPASALSGMQSAGQRNGRRAGRNRGDDRAGKPVERPSGSPLPPESLVGATCNPDLLPPGRAVLYGEHVRFVPPQATVLLPPGCVWQGSLLGKLCGGTLDAAPRLRVLMQSPPDAASSLVLDDVADITALLSGQSRQTGLNGREAGLWWRDLPLGRIVLKQGRAIAGFK; encoded by the coding sequence ATGCCGAAAACTCTTATCCGTTCTTTCCGCCTGGTATGCGCCCCGGAGCAGGTGCCCGCAGTGGAGGCCCTGCTGCGCGCTCAGGGGTATGATTTTGAGCCGGAACCTTTTTCTCCCCTGTGCCGTCGCCTTGTGGCCGAGCCGCGCCCGCTTGGCGGTTCGCTGGCTGCATTTTTCGGCTACATCTATATACAGGACCGCTCATCCATGTTGCCGCCGCTGGCGCTGGCTCCCGCTGCCGGCAGCGCCGTGCTCGACATGTGCGCAAGCCCGGGCAGCAAAACCGGCTTTCTGGCCCAGCTTGTGGGGCGCAATGGTTTTGTGCTCGGCAACGAGCCTTCGCCCGCGCGCCTTGGCACCCTGCGTGCCAACCTGCACCAGCTTAATCTGATACAGGCCGCCACCTGTTCGTACAGCGGCGATGCCCTGCCTTTACGCCCCGGCTCGTGGGACGCAATCTTGCTTGACCCGCCCTGCTCCGGCTGGGGAACCGCAGAAAAACACCCGCAGGTGCTCAAGCTCTGGCAGGGCGACAAGCTCGACAGCCTCACCGGGCTGCAACGCCGTCTGCTGCGCCATGCAGCCTCGCTGCTGCGCCCCGGCGGGCGGCTGGTGTATTCCACCTGCACGACCAATGTGGATGAAAACGAGGCGCAGGTGCGCTTTGCCGAGCAGGAGCTGGGGCTTGAGCGCGAACACCTTGATCCCATCCCCGGTTTCGTGTGGGAGGAACTGCCCGGCGGTGAAGGCACCTTGCGTGTGGACGGCGCACGCTCGCAGGCTCAGGGATTTTATGTGGCCCTTTTCCGCAAACCGGGCAATGTGAATACGGCGGTTTTGCCCTTTGAAAGCAGCGCGTCTGAGCCGCAGGAAGCCGTTTTTGAAGTGCCTGCTTCTGCTCTCTCAGGGATGCAGAGCGCGGGCCAGCGCAATGGACGGCGTGCCGGGCGGAACCGCGGTGACGACCGTGCGGGAAAGCCCGTTGAACGTCCTTCTGGCAGCCCGTTGCCGCCGGAAAGCCTTGTGGGCGCTACCTGCAACCCTGACCTGCTGCCCCCAGGGCGGGCGGTGCTGTACGGCGAGCACGTACGTTTTGTGCCGCCTCAGGCCACAGTTCTTTTGCCCCCCGGTTGCGTATGGCAGGGTTCATTGCTGGGCAAGCTTTGCGGCGGAACGCTGGATGCCGCGCCGCGCCTGCGCGTGCTCATGCAGTCGCCGCCGGATGCCGCCTCCAGTCTGGTGCTGGACGATGTGGCCGATATCACGGCCCTGTTGAGCGGGCAAAGCCGCCAGACAGGTTTGAATGGACGCGAGGCTGGCCTGTGGTGGCGCGATCTGCCTTTGGGGCGCATTGTTCTCAAGCAGGGCAGGGCCATAGCCGGGTTCAAATAG
- a CDS encoding FG-GAP repeat domain-containing protein, with amino-acid sequence MKFAMRLTFSVCLLLVAVAAGAASAAAKSAVVLPFVVNAPQSYAYLSKAVQATIQGRLDRPGVLEARAGQNKAASQAEAQQALRSSGADNAIWGSVSVMGNDCTVVMNSVDKAGKTWSKTAQAPVSELTTSVQKLTSTLSQEVFGISSAMRTPGSTASGSPRGATANGDIVTNETGQQQVYLNPQFRYQGAGAEDGSRLRTQRLGYNMVDMAVGDFNGDGKNEIAILSDHDLRIYSWPANGQLKLIGETVVSRSNNNFSMRAIDLNRDRSMALVVTTTEESSNRPYSFIYSFKGNKFTTIADRIPYYVSVMRVPPTYSPTLVGQGWDSLKLFAPGVRIMTKQDGKFTLGTRLDLPTGATVFNCVWLPAGKNGKGEQLVMLTDDERIKLFQGHGNTLVHTTMERYSGSATGMDHYKGMPGLGVDKAYQLPSKYYAPMRLIAADIGNTGDYTLLVNKPISTAAQFFDRYRFFPQGEVHALYWDGVGLGLKWKTRRIRGSVAEIDLADVNNDGILDLVVGLNTSPDLGIGSRQCMITAYPLDVSATNPNVPADLSDFEISPN; translated from the coding sequence ATGAAATTCGCCATGCGACTGACTTTTTCGGTCTGCCTGCTGCTCGTCGCCGTTGCTGCGGGCGCTGCCAGCGCCGCCGCTAAAAGCGCTGTGGTATTGCCCTTTGTGGTCAATGCCCCCCAGAGCTATGCTTACCTTTCCAAGGCTGTTCAGGCTACCATTCAGGGACGCCTTGACCGCCCTGGCGTGCTTGAAGCCCGTGCGGGACAGAACAAGGCCGCCAGCCAGGCAGAAGCCCAGCAGGCGCTCCGCTCTTCTGGTGCAGACAACGCCATCTGGGGCTCGGTGAGCGTCATGGGCAACGACTGCACTGTTGTTATGAACAGCGTGGACAAGGCAGGCAAAACCTGGAGCAAAACCGCCCAGGCTCCTGTGAGCGAACTGACCACTTCTGTGCAGAAACTGACCTCGACCCTGAGCCAGGAAGTGTTTGGTATTTCCTCCGCAATGCGCACCCCCGGCTCCACCGCCTCTGGTTCCCCGCGTGGCGCAACCGCCAATGGCGACATCGTCACCAACGAAACCGGTCAGCAGCAGGTGTACCTGAACCCGCAGTTCCGCTATCAGGGCGCCGGCGCTGAAGACGGTTCCCGCCTGCGCACCCAGCGCCTGGGTTACAACATGGTCGATATGGCCGTGGGCGACTTTAACGGCGATGGCAAGAATGAAATCGCCATCCTGAGCGATCACGATCTGCGCATCTACAGCTGGCCTGCCAATGGTCAGCTCAAGCTGATTGGCGAAACCGTGGTTTCGCGTTCCAACAACAACTTCTCCATGCGCGCCATCGACCTCAACCGCGATCGCAGCATGGCCCTTGTTGTGACCACCACCGAAGAATCGAGCAACCGCCCTTACTCCTTCATTTACAGCTTCAAGGGCAACAAATTCACCACCATTGCCGACCGCATTCCTTACTACGTGAGCGTCATGCGTGTGCCCCCCACCTACAGCCCCACTCTCGTGGGTCAGGGCTGGGATTCGCTCAAGCTCTTTGCTCCCGGCGTGCGCATCATGACCAAGCAGGACGGCAAGTTTACGCTTGGCACCCGTCTTGACCTGCCCACCGGCGCCACCGTGTTCAACTGCGTGTGGTTGCCCGCCGGCAAGAACGGCAAGGGTGAACAGCTTGTCATGCTGACCGACGACGAGCGCATCAAGCTCTTCCAGGGCCACGGCAACACCCTGGTTCACACCACCATGGAACGTTATTCCGGCTCTGCCACGGGCATGGATCACTACAAGGGCATGCCGGGCCTGGGCGTGGACAAAGCCTACCAGTTGCCCAGCAAGTACTACGCCCCCATGCGCCTCATCGCTGCCGACATCGGCAATACCGGCGACTACACGCTGCTGGTCAACAAGCCCATATCCACTGCGGCGCAGTTCTTTGACCGTTACCGTTTCTTCCCCCAGGGCGAAGTTCATGCCCTGTACTGGGACGGCGTGGGCCTTGGCCTCAAGTGGAAGACCCGCCGCATCCGTGGTTCTGTGGCAGAAATCGACCTGGCTGACGTGAACAACGATGGCATCCTTGATCTTGTGGTGGGCCTGAACACCTCGCCCGATCTCGGCATCGGCAGCCGCCAGTGCATGATTACCGCCTATCCTCTGGACGTTTCGGCCACCAACCCCAACGTGCCTGCGGATTTGAGCGACTTTGAAATAAGCCCCAACTAG
- the purD gene encoding phosphoribosylamine--glycine ligase, translating into MRILVIGSGGREHALVWKILQSPEVSAVFVAPGNGGTSSEGAVNVPVAVDDLDGLLAFARKEHIDLVIPGPELPLTLGIVDRMREAGIPSFGPDAYGARLEGSKAFAKEIMNRAKVPTAHCAVFSDAQAARDHINKVGAPLVIKADGLAAGKGVIIAQTVQEALDAIDEIMTERAFGDAGNLVVVEECLVGEEASFLCVCDGTRAVPLPSAQDHKRVFDNDEGPNTGGMGAYSPAPVLPDSMLEEMADLTVRPILRELAKDGHPFVGVLYAGLMMTADGPKVLEYNVRFGDPECQPLLMRLDGDLPAIMLDAVRGKLDPASLGQTSQTALGVVITAKGYPGSYAKGLSIEGIEDADSVPGVKVFHSGTAVKDGSLVSNGGRVLCVTALGDSLAAAQKAAYAGVAKVRMQDGFHRTDIGEKGIRRLAGK; encoded by the coding sequence ATGCGCATCCTTGTGATCGGCTCCGGTGGCCGCGAACACGCCCTGGTTTGGAAAATTCTGCAAAGCCCCGAAGTCAGCGCCGTTTTTGTTGCGCCCGGCAACGGCGGCACCAGCAGCGAAGGGGCCGTTAACGTGCCTGTGGCTGTGGACGACCTGGACGGGTTGCTGGCCTTTGCGCGCAAGGAGCACATCGACCTGGTGATTCCAGGCCCCGAGCTGCCCCTGACGCTGGGCATTGTTGACCGCATGCGCGAAGCCGGCATCCCCAGCTTCGGGCCGGATGCCTATGGCGCGCGCCTTGAGGGCAGCAAGGCCTTTGCCAAGGAAATCATGAACCGCGCCAAGGTGCCCACCGCCCACTGCGCCGTGTTCAGCGATGCGCAGGCGGCCCGCGACCATATCAACAAAGTGGGCGCTCCCCTGGTCATCAAGGCGGACGGCCTCGCTGCGGGCAAGGGCGTCATCATTGCCCAGACCGTGCAGGAGGCGCTGGACGCCATTGACGAAATCATGACCGAACGTGCCTTTGGCGACGCTGGCAATCTTGTGGTGGTGGAAGAATGTCTTGTAGGCGAGGAAGCATCCTTCCTCTGCGTATGCGATGGCACCCGCGCTGTTCCCCTGCCTTCGGCGCAGGATCACAAGCGCGTATTTGATAATGATGAAGGCCCCAATACAGGTGGCATGGGCGCTTACAGCCCCGCCCCGGTGCTGCCCGACAGCATGCTTGAAGAAATGGCCGACCTCACGGTGAGGCCCATCCTGCGCGAGCTTGCCAAGGACGGACACCCCTTTGTGGGCGTGCTGTACGCGGGGCTGATGATGACCGCCGACGGCCCCAAGGTGCTGGAATACAACGTGCGCTTTGGCGACCCGGAATGTCAGCCCCTGCTCATGCGCCTTGACGGCGACCTGCCTGCCATCATGCTGGACGCCGTACGCGGCAAGCTTGACCCGGCAAGCCTCGGCCAGACCAGCCAGACGGCGCTTGGCGTTGTGATCACCGCCAAGGGGTATCCCGGCTCCTACGCCAAGGGTTTGTCCATCGAAGGTATTGAAGATGCGGACAGCGTACCCGGCGTCAAGGTTTTTCACAGCGGCACTGCCGTTAAGGACGGATCACTCGTTTCCAACGGCGGGCGTGTTTTGTGCGTCACCGCACTGGGCGACAGCCTGGCCGCCGCGCAAAAGGCCGCCTACGCCGGTGTGGCCAAGGTACGCATGCAGGATGGTTTTCATCGCACCGATATTGGCGAAAAAGGCATCCGCCGCCTGGCCGGAAAATAG
- the purE gene encoding 5-(carboxyamino)imidazole ribonucleotide mutase, giving the protein MPQVVILMGSKSDEEKVSPCVDVLKSLGVSCAITVSSAHRTPERTEKLVSQYEAEGTRVFICAAGMAAHLAGAVAARTTRPVIGIPVSSAALCGMDALFATVQMPPGFPVATVATDKAGARNAAWLAAQILAVSDPALNERIAEARAKMREEVEKAGDEISRKYA; this is encoded by the coding sequence ATGCCGCAAGTAGTCATTTTGATGGGGTCAAAGTCTGACGAAGAAAAGGTCAGCCCCTGCGTAGACGTTCTGAAAAGCCTTGGCGTGAGCTGCGCTATCACCGTGAGTTCCGCGCATCGCACGCCTGAACGCACCGAAAAACTGGTGAGCCAGTACGAAGCCGAAGGCACGCGCGTGTTTATTTGCGCCGCGGGCATGGCCGCGCATCTGGCTGGAGCCGTTGCCGCCCGCACCACGCGCCCTGTGATCGGCATTCCTGTTTCCAGCGCCGCCTTGTGCGGTATGGACGCGCTTTTTGCCACTGTGCAGATGCCTCCCGGATTCCCGGTCGCCACCGTTGCCACCGACAAGGCTGGCGCACGCAATGCCGCATGGCTGGCCGCCCAGATTCTGGCCGTGTCCGACCCTGCGCTCAATGAGCGCATTGCCGAAGCCCGCGCCAAAATGCGCGAAGAAGTGGAAAAAGCCGGGGACGAAATTAGCCGCAAATACGCCTAG
- a CDS encoding histidine kinase N-terminal 7TM domain-containing diguanylate cyclase, translated as MIIRAACILFLSISCAGMLYAVCYSSRIARSNGYAAFLFLFMTIFMYTVGYIFELASSTPETIYLSLKIEYLGAPLIAVFWFLFAVYYNNYSIKSKAVMALLFVVPLTTIAMLYTNEYHHFHYRTFDVDASGLFPVAVTQKGWWYYVDFVYKMLVAFAGLALFAFSYGKATGYRRRQAKTIFIGALSLWIGNFLQMLGFAPYGIDIEPFILSAALPLSGFAMSRLRMFDLVPIARDKVFKTMSASVLVLDGKLRVVDFNDSAVSILPALSEDAVGLTVRDVFPEQSSLDVAALVQNEEMEIALPVAGGLRFYKVSCARVGESEKDSGLIVSLYDMTESKELLEKMQRIASQDALTQVFSRWFFMEAFQREIDRCKEIGGKLGFMLLDIDHFKRVNDEYGHMAGDKVLRGVTSALKDTLGHKALLGRYGGEEFSVLLPGMGQDEAVALAERLRQVAAMIEVPFNGTAINVTISVGVAAAVFEPGTPQGMESTQICDSLILAADTALYRAKQEGRNRVCSVGLEYGADASV; from the coding sequence GTGATCATAAGAGCTGCCTGTATTCTTTTTCTGAGTATATCGTGCGCGGGCATGCTCTATGCTGTTTGCTATTCGTCCAGGATAGCACGGTCAAACGGTTACGCGGCCTTTTTGTTTTTGTTTATGACTATTTTCATGTACACGGTCGGGTACATTTTCGAGCTTGCATCAAGCACGCCTGAAACAATCTATCTTTCCTTAAAAATTGAATATCTTGGAGCACCCCTTATAGCGGTGTTCTGGTTTCTTTTTGCAGTTTATTACAATAACTATTCAATAAAGAGCAAGGCTGTGATGGCTCTGCTGTTTGTAGTTCCGTTGACGACTATTGCAATGCTCTACACCAATGAGTATCACCACTTTCATTATAGAACATTTGATGTAGATGCCAGCGGCCTCTTCCCTGTGGCGGTAACGCAGAAGGGCTGGTGGTATTATGTGGATTTTGTTTACAAGATGCTTGTTGCCTTTGCCGGTCTGGCTTTGTTTGCCTTTTCCTACGGCAAGGCAACGGGCTATCGCAGGCGTCAGGCAAAAACCATCTTTATTGGCGCGCTGAGCCTCTGGATAGGCAATTTTTTGCAGATGTTGGGCTTTGCGCCCTACGGTATTGATATTGAGCCCTTCATCCTCTCGGCGGCCCTGCCGTTGAGTGGTTTTGCCATGTCCCGCCTGCGCATGTTCGACCTCGTGCCCATAGCGCGCGACAAGGTGTTTAAAACCATGAGCGCCAGTGTTCTGGTGCTGGACGGCAAGCTGCGCGTGGTGGATTTCAACGACAGCGCCGTGTCCATTCTTCCAGCCCTGTCAGAGGATGCCGTGGGGCTGACGGTCAGGGATGTGTTTCCTGAACAAAGTTCCCTTGACGTGGCGGCGCTTGTGCAGAATGAGGAAATGGAGATTGCTCTGCCAGTGGCGGGGGGGCTGCGTTTTTACAAGGTTTCCTGCGCCAGGGTTGGCGAGTCAGAAAAAGATTCCGGCCTCATTGTATCCTTGTACGATATGACCGAAAGCAAGGAACTGCTTGAAAAAATGCAGCGCATCGCGTCGCAGGACGCGCTGACACAGGTGTTCAGCCGCTGGTTTTTTATGGAGGCCTTTCAGCGCGAGATTGACCGCTGCAAGGAGATTGGCGGCAAGCTCGGTTTTATGTTGCTGGACATCGACCATTTCAAACGCGTCAACGATGAATATGGGCATATGGCGGGCGACAAAGTCCTGCGCGGCGTCACGTCAGCTCTGAAAGACACGCTTGGCCACAAAGCCTTGCTTGGTCGCTATGGCGGCGAGGAATTTTCTGTGCTGTTGCCCGGGATGGGGCAGGATGAGGCCGTGGCTCTCGCTGAGCGCCTGCGACAGGTTGCCGCCATGATAGAGGTGCCATTCAACGGCACGGCCATAAATGTGACCATCAGCGTTGGCGTTGCCGCCGCAGTATTTGAACCGGGCACCCCGCAGGGCATGGAGAGCACGCAAATCTGCGATTCCCTCATTCTGGCGGCAGATACAGCGCTGTACCGCGCCAAGCAGGAAGGACGCAACAGGGTATGTTCCGTTGGTCTTGAGTACGGTGCAGACGCGTCCGTGTAA
- a CDS encoding saccharopine dehydrogenase family protein — protein MSHILIIGAGGVGSVVVHKCAQVLKEGGFSKVTLASRTLSRCDAIAQSVKTRLGVEVATAQVDADNVPELCSLIRQVKPDVVCNVALPYQDLHIMDACLECGVHYVDTANYEPLDTAKFEYKWQWAYQDRFREAGLTALLGSGFDPGVTNVYAAWALKHQLDEVHVLDIIDCNAGDHGQPFATNFNPEINIREVTARGRYWERGEWVETDPLSWSMNFDFPDGIGSKKCFLMYHEELESLVQNLKGIRRARFWMTFSENYLNHLKVLGNVGMTRIDPVKFQGQDIVPIQFLAKLLPDPASLGPLTKGKTCIGDLMRGVKDGKEKTVYVYNICDHEECYAEVGSQAISYTTGVPAMIGTKMVAQGLWRKPGVWNMEQFDPDPFMKDLNVYGLPWQCLDVTGKF, from the coding sequence ATGTCTCATATTCTGATTATTGGCGCGGGCGGCGTAGGCAGCGTTGTGGTGCACAAGTGTGCGCAGGTACTCAAGGAAGGCGGATTTTCAAAGGTAACGCTGGCAAGCCGCACCCTTTCTCGCTGCGATGCCATTGCGCAGAGCGTCAAGACGCGCCTTGGCGTCGAGGTTGCCACCGCTCAGGTGGACGCGGACAATGTACCCGAGCTGTGCTCCCTCATCCGGCAGGTCAAGCCCGATGTGGTCTGCAACGTGGCCCTGCCGTATCAGGATCTGCACATCATGGACGCCTGCCTTGAATGCGGCGTGCATTACGTGGACACCGCCAACTACGAGCCGCTGGACACAGCCAAGTTTGAATACAAGTGGCAGTGGGCCTATCAGGATCGCTTCCGCGAGGCGGGGCTGACGGCCCTGCTCGGTTCCGGTTTTGACCCCGGCGTCACCAACGTGTATGCGGCCTGGGCGCTCAAGCATCAGCTGGACGAAGTGCACGTGCTCGACATCATCGACTGCAACGCGGGCGATCATGGTCAGCCCTTTGCCACCAACTTCAATCCTGAAATCAACATCCGCGAGGTCACGGCGCGCGGGCGGTACTGGGAACGCGGCGAGTGGGTGGAAACCGACCCCCTGTCCTGGTCCATGAATTTTGATTTCCCTGACGGCATCGGCTCCAAAAAGTGCTTTCTCATGTATCATGAAGAGCTGGAATCGCTGGTGCAGAACCTCAAGGGCATCCGCCGCGCCCGCTTCTGGATGACGTTTTCAGAGAACTATCTCAACCACCTCAAGGTGCTTGGCAACGTGGGCATGACCCGCATTGACCCTGTGAAATTTCAGGGGCAGGACATTGTGCCCATCCAGTTCCTTGCCAAACTGCTGCCCGACCCAGCCTCCCTTGGCCCCCTGACCAAGGGCAAGACCTGCATTGGCGACCTCATGCGCGGCGTCAAGGACGGCAAGGAAAAGACCGTCTACGTGTACAACATCTGCGATCACGAAGAATGCTACGCAGAAGTTGGCTCCCAGGCCATTTCGTACACCACGGGCGTGCCCGCCATGATCGGTACAAAGATGGTGGCTCAGGGTTTGTGGCGCAAGCCCGGCGTGTGGAACATGGAACAGTTTGATCCTGATCCTTTCATGAAGGATCTCAATGTGTACGGCCTGCCCTGGCAGTGCCTGGACGTGACCGGCAAATTTTAG
- a CDS encoding histone deacetylase family protein: protein MTEKPLPPLVAARSLGVVFFPAFDWAISATHPEREERLLYTRDQLLEEGLFDIPGITEYRPAFATHAQLERAHFCLPSAAAVSTDSHLASAGGAIRAARLVLEGREQRAFALVRPPGHHAMRVVHGNRGFCNINNEAVMVEYIRDHYPRPDGRPLRIAIVDTDVHHGDGSQDIFWNDPHTLFISLHQDGRTLYPGSGFPQECGGPGALGRTINIPLPPETSDEGYLYAIEHAVLPILEDFKPDLIINSAGQDNHFTDPLANMKLSAQGYAALNAALQPHIAVLEGGYSIRGALPYVNLGICLALAGLDASDIREPGWTPEATRQRPQVGEYIARLCGQIRDVYFHPPAQPAEGEEENGWWVRRKHIFYDTDNLREGQTEAWRLCSDCSGLGRIETASERVPRSLCILVPRHACPQCRSQGLELAERARKSGRYAHVRLMDGDAADPGPAAKSEK from the coding sequence ATGACTGAAAAACCACTGCCGCCTCTGGTGGCGGCCCGCAGTCTTGGTGTGGTGTTTTTCCCTGCCTTTGACTGGGCCATTTCTGCAACACACCCGGAGCGGGAAGAGCGCCTGCTCTATACGCGCGACCAGCTGCTTGAAGAGGGGCTGTTCGACATCCCCGGTATTACGGAATACCGCCCCGCCTTTGCCACGCATGCCCAGCTTGAGCGCGCGCACTTCTGCCTGCCTTCGGCTGCGGCGGTGAGTACGGATTCGCATCTGGCTTCGGCGGGCGGGGCTATCCGCGCGGCCCGGCTGGTGCTTGAGGGGCGCGAGCAGCGGGCCTTTGCCCTGGTGCGGCCTCCAGGCCACCACGCCATGCGCGTGGTGCACGGCAACCGCGGCTTCTGCAATATCAATAATGAAGCCGTCATGGTGGAGTATATCCGCGATCACTACCCGCGCCCCGACGGCCGCCCCCTGCGCATCGCCATTGTGGATACGGACGTGCATCACGGCGACGGCAGCCAGGATATTTTCTGGAACGACCCGCATACCCTGTTCATCTCCCTGCATCAGGACGGGCGCACCCTGTACCCCGGATCGGGTTTCCCGCAGGAATGCGGCGGCCCCGGCGCGCTTGGGCGCACCATCAACATCCCTTTGCCGCCCGAAACCTCGGACGAGGGCTATCTGTACGCCATAGAGCATGCGGTGCTGCCCATTCTGGAAGATTTCAAGCCTGACCTGATCATCAATTCCGCCGGGCAGGACAATCACTTCACCGATCCCCTTGCCAACATGAAGCTTTCGGCCCAGGGCTATGCGGCGCTCAATGCGGCCCTGCAGCCGCATATCGCAGTGCTGGAAGGCGGCTACTCCATACGCGGGGCATTGCCCTACGTGAATCTGGGCATCTGCCTTGCCCTGGCCGGGCTGGACGCCTCAGATATCCGCGAGCCGGGCTGGACGCCGGAAGCCACGCGTCAGCGGCCGCAGGTGGGGGAATACATCGCCAGATTGTGCGGGCAGATCCGCGATGTGTATTTTCATCCCCCGGCGCAGCCTGCTGAGGGCGAGGAAGAAAACGGCTGGTGGGTGCGCCGCAAGCATATCTTTTATGATACGGACAACCTGCGCGAAGGGCAGACGGAAGCCTGGCGGCTGTGCAGCGATTGCTCGGGCCTGGGGCGCATTGAGACCGCCTCGGAACGGGTGCCCCGCTCCCTGTGCATACTGGTGCCGCGCCACGCCTGCCCGCAGTGCAGGAGCCAGGGGCTGGAGCTTGCCGAGCGGGCGCGCAAAAGCGGGCGTTACGCCCATGTGCGCCTGATGGATGGCGATGCGGCAGATCCGGGCCCTGCGGCCAAAAGTGAGAAATAA
- the tmk gene encoding dTMP kinase yields the protein MFISFEGIEGAGKSTAINYLAGFLQENGHDPLCTREPGGCALGRSLRSILLDARTRELSSRAELFLFLADRAQHVAEIIRPALEAGQTVLCDRYTDSTLAYQGHGRGLDTEYLQRLNQAATGGLQPELTLLLDLPVRCGLMRAGERNRLEGLVVSEGRFDAESLDFHERVRQGYRVLAEEEPERFAIIDASQPPEDVVLQCRSAIESHLRQRGWGLE from the coding sequence ATGTTTATCTCTTTTGAAGGTATAGAAGGCGCGGGCAAGTCCACGGCCATCAACTATCTTGCGGGTTTTTTGCAGGAAAACGGCCACGACCCCCTGTGCACGCGTGAGCCGGGGGGCTGTGCGCTTGGGCGCAGCCTGCGTTCCATACTGCTTGATGCCCGCACGCGCGAACTCTCCAGCAGGGCGGAGCTTTTTCTGTTTCTTGCCGACAGGGCGCAGCATGTGGCGGAGATCATCCGGCCTGCGCTGGAAGCGGGGCAGACCGTGCTGTGCGACCGTTACACCGACTCCACTCTGGCCTATCAGGGGCACGGACGCGGGCTTGATACGGAATATCTGCAAAGGCTCAACCAGGCCGCCACGGGCGGCCTGCAACCGGAGCTGACCCTGCTGCTGGATCTGCCGGTGCGTTGCGGCCTCATGCGCGCAGGCGAGCGCAACCGTCTGGAAGGCCTTGTGGTTTCAGAGGGCCGTTTTGACGCGGAGAGCCTTGATTTTCACGAACGGGTGCGGCAGGGCTACAGGGTTCTGGCCGAAGAAGAACCCGAGCGCTTTGCCATCATTGACGCCTCGCAGCCGCCGGAAGACGTGGTTTTGCAGTGCCGTTCCGCCATTGAGTCCCACTTGCGTCAGCGCGGTTGGGGATTGGAATAG
- a CDS encoding 3'-5' exoribonuclease YhaM family protein yields the protein MEKGCYVKEIGPASEARGIFVVTQAAQGQSRNGPYWRLTLADASGSLEAKIWHPLSAEFSEIAAGTLVWAEGRAGLYRDQVQLTVEQIRFLSDEECAAVDHAALMPASPFPLDEMLDELLDLIKKEFVHTPWRKLVQGFFNNDEMRAAFRVCPAAKGVHHAYVGGLLEHTLSVFKLCRRIADHYPELDRQTFLAGALFHDIGKLREFSGGIANDYTDEGRLLGHLMLGIEMLEPYLAKSGLEEPLQRHLKHLILSHHGELEFGAVRVPHTPEAMALHYADNLDAKMAQCRGLFAQIEGEGEAWTPWQATLGRPVHRAARTPDKAAPATRKKAVKEECLSLLKV from the coding sequence ATGGAAAAAGGTTGTTACGTCAAAGAGATTGGCCCCGCCTCGGAGGCGCGCGGCATATTCGTGGTTACGCAGGCGGCGCAGGGGCAGTCGCGCAACGGCCCGTACTGGCGGCTTACCCTGGCTGATGCCAGCGGCAGCCTTGAAGCCAAGATATGGCATCCGCTGAGCGCGGAGTTCAGCGAAATCGCGGCGGGAACCCTTGTGTGGGCCGAAGGGCGCGCGGGGCTGTACCGCGATCAGGTGCAGCTCACGGTGGAGCAGATACGCTTTCTTTCCGATGAGGAATGCGCTGCTGTGGACCATGCGGCCCTCATGCCCGCCAGTCCCTTTCCGCTGGATGAGATGCTGGATGAACTGCTTGATCTCATCAAGAAGGAATTTGTCCACACGCCCTGGCGCAAGCTGGTGCAGGGATTTTTTAACAACGACGAGATGCGCGCCGCCTTTCGGGTCTGCCCGGCGGCCAAAGGGGTGCACCACGCCTATGTGGGCGGGCTGCTTGAGCACACTTTGAGCGTATTCAAACTTTGCCGCCGCATTGCCGATCATTATCCGGAACTCGACCGGCAGACCTTTCTTGCGGGAGCGCTGTTCCACGATATTGGCAAACTGCGCGAATTTTCTGGCGGTATCGCCAATGATTACACTGATGAGGGCCGCCTGCTGGGGCACCTCATGCTGGGCATTGAAATGCTGGAGCCGTACCTGGCTAAATCCGGTCTGGAAGAGCCGTTGCAGCGGCATCTCAAGCACCTGATTTTAAGCCACCATGGCGAGCTGGAGTTCGGCGCGGTGCGCGTGCCGCATACGCCGGAAGCCATGGCCCTGCACTATGCCGACAACCTGGACGCCAAGATGGCCCAGTGCCGTGGCCTTTTTGCCCAGATAGAGGGCGAAGGCGAGGCCTGGACACCCTGGCAGGCTACGCTGGGGCGACCCGTGCACCGGGCCGCGCGTACGCCGGACAAAGCCGCCCCCGCAACCCGCAAAAAAGCGGTGAAAGAAGAATGTTTATCTCTTTTGAAGGTATAG